One Agelaius phoeniceus isolate bAgePho1 chromosome 6, bAgePho1.hap1, whole genome shotgun sequence DNA window includes the following coding sequences:
- the TP53I11 gene encoding tumor protein p53-inducible protein 11 yields the protein MAAKQPPPLMKKHSQTDLVSRLKTRKILGVGGEDDDGEVHRSKISQVLGNEIKFAVREPLGLRVWQLVSAIMFSGVAVMALAFPDQLFDAIFEEESVSSKTPIRLYGGALLSIALIMWNALYTAEKAIIRWSLLAEACYFTVQFLVTTVSLVESSRIATGAVLLLVSRALFILISIYYYYQVGRRPKKV from the exons atGGCGGCGAAGCAGCCCCCGCCGCTGATGAAGAAGCACAGCCAGACTGACCTGGTGAGCAGGCTGAAGACACGCAAGATCCTGGGCGTCGGCGGGGAGGATGACGACGGCGAGGTCCATCGCTCTAAG ATTAGCCAAGTACTGGGAAATGAAATCAAGTTTGCAGTCCGGGAACCACTGGGACTCAG GGTCTGGCAGCTTGTTTCCGCCATCATGTTTTCCGGGGTTGCTGTCATG GCCCTCGCTTTCCCTGACCAGCTCTTCGATGCCATCTTTGAGGAGGAATCGGTGAGCAGCAAGACTCCCATCCGGCTCTATGGTGGAGCCCTCCTCA GCATCGCGCTCATCATGTGGAACGCCCTGTACACCGCCGAGAAGGCCATCATCCGCTGGAGCCTGCTGGCCGAGGCCTGCTACTTCACCGTGCAGTTCCTGG TTACCACTGTCTCCCTGGTTGAGAGTAGCCGGATAGCCACAGGTGCCGTGCTCCTCCTGGTCAGCCGAGCCCTCTTCATCCTCATCagcatttattattattaccaaGTTGGACGTCGTCCCAAGAAAGTCTAA